The Agrococcus sp. SGAir0287 DNA window GAGCGTCATCGTGCCGACGCGGAACTGCTCGAGCACGGGGCCGTCGAGCGGCTCGTCGTCGCGGAGCTCCTCGGGCATGTCCGCCGGCACGTGGTACGGGTTGCCGTCCTGCGCGCGCAGCTCGTCGAGGATGTGGTCGATGCCCGCCGCGAGCTGCGCCGACTGCTGCTTCTCGAGGGCGACGCTCACGACCTCCCGGCCGGCCTTCGCCTGGAGGTAGAACGTGCGCTCGCCCGGATCGCCGATCGTCCCCACGACGAAGCGGTCGGGCCAGTCGAAGCCGTGCACCACGGGAGCCATGCCACCATGCTACGAGCGCGGCGCCTCCGGCCCCGCACCCCCTCCGACGACGGCGTCGTCGGAGGCGCCGCCTCGTGGCGCGACCCATGCGAGCTCACCGGCGTGCGTGTTGACGCCGAGCACCGTCGGCCGACCGGCGCCGTAGCGCACGATCGAGACGGACGCGGGGTCGACGTGGATGCGCTGGAACAGGTCGAGATGCGTGCCGAGCGCCTCGGCGAGGATGGCCTTCAGCACGTCGCCGTGGCTCACGGCCACCCAGACGGCGTCCGGCCCGTGCGCCGCGAGCACCTCCGCGTCGTGCCGGCGCACCGCGTCGACAGCGCGCGCGTGCATCGCGAGCATAGACTCCCCTTCTGGGAACGTCGCGGCCGACGGCGTCGTCTGGACGACGCGCCACAGGTCCTCCGCCGCGAGCTCCGAGAGCGGGCGGCCCTGCCATGCTCCGTAGTCGCACTCGGTGAGGGCGGGCTCGATCGCGATCGGCTCGTCCGGTCGTGCCGCCAGCAGGGCGTCGGCCGTCTCGCGGCAGCGCTCGAGCGGGCTCGACACGACGCGCGCGAGGTGCACGTCGCGCAGCCGCTCGCCCGCGGCGCGCGCCTGCTCGATGCCGATCTCGTCGAGGTGCACCCCCGGCGAGCGCCCGGCGAGCACGCCCGCGGCATTCGCGGTCGTGCGGCCGTGACGGACGAGCAGCACGGTGGGCATGCACCCGAGCCTAGGCGTCTCGGCGCGCGTCAGGCGGGCGTGCGACCGCCGAGCGACGCCGTCACGCCCGCGGCCGCGTCGACGACCGCGTCGACCATCGACGCGCAGACCTCGAGGGGCATGCGCAGCGTCGGACCCATGACCGTGATGGCGCCGACGACCTGCGCGTGAGCGTCGAAGACGGGTGCCGAGACGCCCGAGGCGGCCTCGACGCGCTCGCCGATCGTGATGGCGTAGCCCTGGGCGCGCGTCGCGGCGGCGGCCTCCCGTAGCGCCCGGGCGTCGGTGATCGTCGCGTCCGTGAGCGCGGGCAGCGGGCCGGCGGCGACCTCGTCGAGCAGCGCCTCGTCCCACGCCAGCAGGACGCGACCGGCGCTGCCGACGTGCAGCGGCTGGATGCGCCCGACGTACATGTCGCGCTTGAGCCCGTGCCGCGTCTCGGCCACGGCGATGCACACGCGCGACCCCTGCTCGGCGCGGAAGCAGCACGCGGTCTCCCCCGTCGCGTCGCGCAGCGCCTCGAGCTGCGGCGCGAGCAGGTCGACGAGGTCGCGGGCTCGCGTCGCGGGGCCGGCCCAGTACGCCATGCGCGCGCCGATGCGGAAGGCGTCGCCATCCCGGTCGAGGAAGCCGTGCTCGACGAGGTTGCCGAGCAGTCGATGCGCCGTCGACGAGGGCAGGCCCGTGGCCTGTCGGATCTGCGCCGCCGTCTGCACGGGCGCCGCGAGCGTGAACGCGTCGAGGATCGTGCGGATCTTGCCCAGCACCAGGAGCGGCTGCTCTGCCATGACGCCGATCGTACGGGCCGACACGCCGGGAGGCTACCCATCTGACGGGAAGCCTCCTACGATGTGGGAATCGATCGCGCGACGAGGCGCGATCGACCTCGACGAAGAGGAGTCCCGCAGTGCCCGACTGGTACACGCTCGCCGTGGTCGGCGTCGCCATCCTCGCGGTGGTCGTCATGATCGTCCGCTTCCGCACGAACCCCGTCATCGCCCTCGCGCTCGGCGCCGCCGCCATCGGCCTCGCCACGGGCCTCGGCGCCGTCGACACGGTCTCGACGATGGCGCAGGGGTTCGGCGACGTCATGATGGAGGCAGGCCTGCTCATCGCCTGGGGCGTGCTCATCGGCTCCATGCTCAACCGCATGGGCGCCATCACCCGGCTCGTCGAGTCGCTGCTGCGCCTCTTCGGTCGCCGCGGCGTGCCGTTCGCGCTCGGCCTCTCGTTCGCGACCTACCTCCAGACGATCTTCGTCGACGTCATGATCGTCATCGCCGCCCCTCTCGCGCGCCGGATCGCACCGCGCCTGGGGCGCACGGGCATCGGCATCATGGGCGCGACCTTCGCCATCAGCCTCGAGGTCGGCATCGCCCTCATGGTGCCCGGCATCGGCGCCGTCATGATCGCCGCGAACCTCGGCGTCCCGCTCGGGCAGATGCTGCTCATGGGCCTCCTCGTCGTCGTGCCGACGGTCGTGCTCGCGATCGCCGTCATGACCTTCCTCTTCCGGGTCGGCTTCTGGAACCCGGAGCGCGACGAGCAGCGGATGATCGACGATGAGACGCCGGACGCCGACGGCTCCGCCGACGACGACGCGCAGCGGCGCGACGACGCGCGTCCGGCTCGTTCGGTGTCGGGCGCCACGAGCTCCATCGCCGTGCCCGGCGCGGACCCGCAGCGCGCCACGGCGCTGCGCGAGCGCGAGGACGGCGAGCGCCGCCAGCAGCCGCTCATCGTGCTCTTCGCGCCGCTGCTGCTGTCGCTGCTGCTCATCGCCGCCGGCGCCGTGCTCGACGTCCTCGAGATCGCGATCGCGCCCATGCAGCTGCTCGGCGCTCCCGCCATCGCGCTGCTGCTCGGCGTGGTCGGCACGGCGATCATCGGCCGCCGCGCCCTTGGCTCCGACGAGCTCGAGCGCACCCTCGTGC harbors:
- a CDS encoding DUF3090 family protein translates to MAPVVHGFDWPDRFVVGTIGDPGERTFYLQAKAGREVVSVALEKQQSAQLAAGIDHILDELRAQDGNPYHVPADMPEELRDDEPLDGPVLEQFRVGTMTLGWDPSTSQIVIEAMPITTIDDEDEDGLDEEPEPDELLVVRIPVGSARAFALRTREVVAAGRPLCPLCGSPMSPDRPHECRLPDDQP
- a CDS encoding MSMEG_4193 family putative phosphomutase, with protein sequence MPTVLLVRHGRTTANAAGVLAGRSPGVHLDEIGIEQARAAGERLRDVHLARVVSSPLERCRETADALLAARPDEPIAIEPALTECDYGAWQGRPLSELAAEDLWRVVQTTPSAATFPEGESMLAMHARAVDAVRRHDAEVLAAHGPDAVWVAVSHGDVLKAILAEALGTHLDLFQRIHVDPASVSIVRYGAGRPTVLGVNTHAGELAWVAPRGGASDDAVVGGGAGPEAPRS
- a CDS encoding IclR family transcriptional regulator gives rise to the protein MAEQPLLVLGKIRTILDAFTLAAPVQTAAQIRQATGLPSSTAHRLLGNLVEHGFLDRDGDAFRIGARMAYWAGPATRARDLVDLLAPQLEALRDATGETACCFRAEQGSRVCIAVAETRHGLKRDMYVGRIQPLHVGSAGRVLLAWDEALLDEVAAGPLPALTDATITDARALREAAAATRAQGYAITIGERVEAASGVSAPVFDAHAQVVGAITVMGPTLRMPLEVCASMVDAVVDAAAGVTASLGGRTPA
- a CDS encoding GntP family permease; the protein is MPDWYTLAVVGVAILAVVVMIVRFRTNPVIALALGAAAIGLATGLGAVDTVSTMAQGFGDVMMEAGLLIAWGVLIGSMLNRMGAITRLVESLLRLFGRRGVPFALGLSFATYLQTIFVDVMIVIAAPLARRIAPRLGRTGIGIMGATFAISLEVGIALMVPGIGAVMIAANLGVPLGQMLLMGLLVVVPTVVLAIAVMTFLFRVGFWNPERDEQRMIDDETPDADGSADDDAQRRDDARPARSVSGATSSIAVPGADPQRATALREREDGERRQQPLIVLFAPLLLSLLLIAAGAVLDVLEIAIAPMQLLGAPAIALLLGVVGTAIIGRRALGSDELERTLVHGFKDAGQIFALTGVGGSLAAVIAAGDLGSLLTQWLGASAVAPILLVWGIAAILHVAVGSVTLSAMTAAGILGPVAAQIGLEPVLVGLAAGAGALFCIHVTSNTFWLLQSFLGQSVRGALKTVTVGVSVASVIALGMTLILSLFL